A DNA window from Deinococcus sonorensis KR-87 contains the following coding sequences:
- a CDS encoding GAF domain-containing protein, with the protein MSDPSWTPEDRSLTACLVAVAEALTAPRDQREIFDVVLTAGLGVVEARWGAGVTLNGDQLKVASVHGQALSPQELPDLGSAVRRALQLGEALIEPDESAGLLAVLPLMLNGSPLGALVFAVAAPHQLTPDTRQGLRGLAAQCAGALGRAQLTVDLERRMAEGQRRLEQANTTATVLAALGDALQRASTPDDVAHLALAQLGPALHAQVMLVVRLDGDRIKLPVIWGDQTAPISAYMTQPGLTLRDTPLLWRSLRQGTAVYLDDYRSELDAVRSLPPLACAIEPIRSPGQEVEGFLVMWRDRMPVGWPEQDRQLLARAAGTIGLALERASTAARMEEDARAYGAFVAFTEATGTQTDILALARQATEVLCSRFPDATAGYSECEQGLWKLKVWSGEVDEALLPLLQAGVPEDTPLFAEMLRRGEAVFQDGWEPDREALPHSGAYGAAANVPLLVNGEVRGVLGAGLRNTRQWSEPDRALMQAVGRRADPGPGTRRADPPAGASERGAGCPHPRPGGLCRPVARSGAGTGRRGAGGPGAGDSGGTAAVQHLDLLRAGAGPLAPALVPGTVPEPQAAGRLPARAAARCHRQRGPSLRHRRAVLPGPLRPGNHQRRA; encoded by the coding sequence ATGTCCGATCCGTCCTGGACGCCTGAGGACCGCTCCCTGACCGCATGTCTGGTCGCCGTGGCCGAAGCGTTGACCGCGCCGCGCGATCAGCGCGAGATTTTCGACGTGGTGCTGACAGCGGGGCTGGGTGTGGTGGAGGCCCGCTGGGGCGCCGGGGTGACGCTGAACGGCGATCAGCTGAAGGTAGCCTCAGTCCACGGTCAGGCCTTGAGCCCTCAGGAGCTGCCCGACCTCGGGAGCGCCGTGCGCCGGGCCTTGCAGCTCGGTGAAGCGCTCATCGAGCCTGACGAATCTGCCGGGTTGCTCGCTGTCCTGCCGCTGATGCTGAACGGTTCGCCCCTGGGGGCGCTGGTGTTCGCCGTTGCTGCGCCGCACCAGCTGACCCCGGACACCCGTCAGGGGCTGCGGGGGCTCGCGGCCCAGTGCGCGGGGGCGCTCGGCCGGGCCCAGCTGACCGTGGACCTTGAGCGGCGGATGGCGGAAGGGCAGCGTCGCCTGGAGCAGGCGAACACCACCGCGACCGTGCTGGCGGCCCTGGGCGACGCCCTGCAGCGGGCCTCCACGCCGGACGACGTGGCGCACCTCGCCCTGGCTCAGCTGGGCCCGGCGCTGCACGCCCAGGTGATGCTGGTGGTGCGGCTGGACGGCGACCGGATCAAACTGCCGGTGATCTGGGGCGACCAGACCGCCCCCATCTCGGCGTACATGACGCAGCCGGGCCTGACGCTGCGCGACACGCCGCTGCTGTGGCGGTCCCTGCGCCAGGGAACGGCGGTGTACCTCGACGATTACCGCTCCGAACTGGACGCGGTCCGCAGCCTTCCGCCGCTGGCCTGCGCCATCGAGCCGATTCGTTCGCCCGGCCAGGAGGTCGAGGGGTTCCTGGTGATGTGGCGGGACCGCATGCCGGTGGGCTGGCCGGAGCAGGACCGGCAGCTGCTGGCGCGGGCGGCGGGCACCATCGGTCTGGCCCTGGAACGCGCGTCCACGGCGGCCAGGATGGAAGAGGATGCCCGCGCCTACGGGGCCTTCGTCGCCTTTACCGAGGCCACCGGCACCCAGACAGATATTCTGGCGTTAGCCCGGCAGGCCACCGAGGTGCTGTGCTCGCGCTTTCCCGACGCCACGGCCGGCTACTCCGAATGCGAGCAGGGGCTGTGGAAGCTGAAAGTCTGGAGCGGCGAGGTGGACGAGGCGCTGCTCCCGCTCCTCCAGGCGGGTGTGCCAGAAGACACCCCGCTGTTCGCCGAGATGCTTCGCCGGGGCGAGGCGGTGTTTCAGGACGGCTGGGAGCCGGACCGGGAGGCACTGCCCCACAGCGGCGCCTACGGTGCGGCGGCCAACGTGCCGCTGCTGGTCAACGGCGAGGTGCGCGGCGTGCTGGGGGCCGGGCTGCGGAACACCCGGCAGTGGAGCGAGCCGGACCGGGCGCTGATGCAGGCGGTGGGACGCCGGGCTGACCCTGGCCCTGGAACGCGCCGAGCAGACCCACCGGCTGGAGCTTCAGAACGCGGCGCTGGATGCCCGCACCCGCGCCCTGGAGGGCTTTGCCGACCTGTCGCGCGATCTGGTGCTGGAACAGGACGCCGTGGCGCTGGTGGGCCGGGCGCAGGAGATTCTGGTGGAACTGCTGCCGTCCAGCATCTCGACCTACTACGAGCCGGAGCAGGGCCGCTGGCGCCTGCGCTCGTACCGGGGACAGTTCCGGAACCCCAGGCTGCTGGACGCCTTCCAGCGCGGGCTGCCGCGCGGTGCCACCGTCAACGTGGACCGTCCCTACGACACCGGCGCGCCGTACTACCAGGACCACTACGACCCGGCAACCACCAGCGTCGTGCGTGA